Proteins from one candidate division KSB1 bacterium genomic window:
- a CDS encoding DUF362 domain-containing protein yields the protein MRQLVNVVGVAQSDIYIGDPIRNIYKHRFELWNSEFPDVHYMNYNAGGAGREQVTPCDSAVIDYSDRGTVIPAGTDHLYQVFMDCEYLINIPTLKGHKHAGATMFAKNHFGSHTRESAQHLHPGLVDPVKGEEEDNRFEYGVYRVQVDLLGHELLGKKNLFYLMDALWSAGMEVTQPSKWKMAPFNGDWSSSLFFSQDPVAIESVGYDFLRAEYTIFTHPYETHVQMPATDDYLQQAADSSYWPDAIVYDPENDGTPITSLGVHEHWNNSEDMQYSRNLGTGDGIELVKMLQSPSAVESDVQLATTFKLNSYPNPFNPAVTLEYRLGQPAEVQISIYDVTGRLVADLQDGYQQAGNITRRINFADFAVSSGQYFIQVNADRQMAFTKVTFIK from the coding sequence TTGCGTCAACTTGTGAATGTGGTGGGTGTTGCGCAGTCTGATATCTATATTGGAGATCCGATCCGCAATATCTACAAGCACCGTTTTGAACTGTGGAACAGCGAATTTCCCGATGTTCATTATATGAATTACAATGCGGGCGGCGCAGGCCGTGAGCAGGTCACACCCTGCGACAGCGCGGTTATCGATTATTCCGACCGCGGAACGGTCATACCTGCCGGAACGGATCATCTGTATCAGGTCTTTATGGATTGTGAGTATCTGATCAATATTCCGACGCTCAAAGGACATAAACATGCTGGCGCGACCATGTTTGCCAAAAATCATTTTGGATCTCACACGCGTGAAAGCGCTCAACATCTGCATCCGGGACTGGTTGATCCGGTTAAAGGTGAAGAGGAAGACAACCGCTTCGAGTATGGCGTGTACCGGGTTCAGGTTGACCTGTTGGGACATGAACTGCTGGGCAAAAAGAATCTCTTTTACCTGATGGATGCCCTGTGGTCCGCGGGCATGGAAGTCACACAGCCGAGTAAGTGGAAAATGGCGCCGTTCAACGGAGACTGGAGTTCCTCGCTGTTTTTCTCCCAGGATCCTGTGGCGATCGAATCCGTTGGTTATGATTTTCTCAGGGCCGAATATACCATTTTTACCCATCCCTATGAAACGCATGTGCAAATGCCGGCCACCGATGATTACCTGCAGCAGGCAGCCGATTCATCCTACTGGCCGGACGCTATTGTCTATGATCCGGAGAATGACGGCACGCCAATTACCAGTTTGGGTGTGCATGAGCATTGGAACAATTCTGAAGACATGCAGTATTCGCGCAATCTGGGCACCGGCGACGGTATCGAGCTGGTCAAAATGCTGCAATCCCCCTCGGCTGTGGAATCGGATGTACAATTGGCAACAACTTTTAAACTGAATTCGTATCCCAATCCCTTCAATCCGGCTGTGACGCTGGAATACCGTTTAGGGCAGCCTGCCGAGGTTCAAATATCAATCTATGACGTGACCGGTCGTCTGGTTGCAGATTTGCAGGACGGCTATCAACAGGCCGGCAACATAACCCGCCGGATTAATTTTGCTGATTTTGCTGTGAGCAGCGGACAATATTTTATTCAGGTCAATGCTGACCGTCAAATGGCTTTTACAAAAGTCACATTTATCAAATAA
- a CDS encoding TIM barrel protein, translating into MQLDRRSFLKTTGAAAALTLGGIRCATRQPEAKLPPLGIQLYTVRDAIAEDFQGTLTKIADMGYAGVETYFFPEEITLKQAGDLLNSLELPVCAMHTEIPEGDQKDLILRMAEAYQSDRLVWHGWPQSGLYASMDAMKETVERYNKASQWAKDNGLKFGMHNHWWEFQQVDGVYPAYYLLENLNPDIFFEIDVYWTRTAGQDPAKVVADFGKRAPLLHIKDGKATVGEPVHKQVAVGQGNVDIPAVAEAGKGSTEWMIVELDDTEYDIFDMVQQSYTYLTENGFARGKV; encoded by the coding sequence ATGCAACTGGACAGACGTTCCTTTTTAAAAACGACAGGGGCCGCTGCGGCCCTAACTTTGGGTGGAATCCGTTGTGCCACCCGGCAACCTGAAGCAAAACTTCCGCCTCTGGGCATTCAGCTGTACACGGTGCGGGACGCGATTGCCGAGGATTTTCAAGGCACATTGACCAAAATCGCGGACATGGGCTATGCCGGTGTGGAAACGTACTTTTTCCCCGAAGAAATTACATTAAAACAGGCCGGAGATCTTTTGAACTCTCTTGAACTGCCGGTTTGCGCCATGCATACGGAAATTCCCGAGGGTGATCAGAAAGACCTGATTCTGCGGATGGCGGAAGCCTATCAATCCGACCGTCTGGTCTGGCACGGCTGGCCGCAGTCCGGATTATATGCGTCTATGGATGCTATGAAAGAAACGGTGGAACGCTACAACAAGGCATCGCAATGGGCCAAAGACAACGGACTCAAATTCGGTATGCACAATCACTGGTGGGAATTCCAGCAGGTCGACGGGGTGTATCCGGCCTATTATCTGCTCGAAAATCTAAATCCGGATATCTTTTTTGAAATTGATGTATACTGGACCCGAACCGCAGGCCAGGATCCGGCCAAGGTGGTTGCGGATTTCGGCAAGCGCGCTCCGCTGCTGCATATCAAGGATGGCAAAGCAACGGTCGGCGAACCTGTGCACAAACAGGTTGCCGTCGGGCAAGGCAATGTGGATATCCCGGCTGTCGCCGAAGCAGGGAAAGGGTCAACCGAATGGATGATTGTGGAACTGGATGATACGGAATATGATATCTTTGACATGGTCCAGCAAAGCTATACCTACTTGACCGAAAACGGCTTTGCCCGTGGCAAAGTTTGA
- a CDS encoding glycoside hydrolase family 27 protein has product MKQMLCGLLACLLMVSSAPAQKFENLAQTPPMGWNSWNKFACDVSEELIKQVADAMVETGMKDAGYEYVVIDDCWQVDRDSEGNIVVDPERFPSGMKALADYVHSKGLKFGLYSDAGTATCQGRPGSRGYEFRDARTYAAWGVDYLKYDWCNTGTQDAEASYTLMRDALYEAGRPIVFSICEWGDNEPWLWAEDVGHLWRTTGDIQDCWSCVYNWGGLGVMQILDKQVPLRQYTGPGHWNDPDMLEVGNGGLTESENRAHFSMWCMLSAPLMTGNDIRDMSDTVAEILTNKEVIALDQDKSGIPALKWVDYGEREVWVKPLEGGEFAYCFLNRGETDWTLEYPLQRSWIPDPDFGWKNYSITGDLKVRDLWTHKDLGTSDTPYSGVVPPHDVVLLRLSKE; this is encoded by the coding sequence ATGAAACAAATGCTTTGCGGGCTGCTGGCTTGTCTTTTGATGGTCAGCAGCGCTCCGGCTCAAAAGTTTGAGAATCTGGCGCAGACTCCGCCGATGGGCTGGAACAGCTGGAACAAATTCGCCTGCGATGTGAGCGAAGAGCTGATCAAGCAGGTGGCGGATGCTATGGTGGAGACCGGCATGAAAGACGCCGGATACGAGTATGTGGTGATCGACGACTGCTGGCAGGTGGATCGCGACAGCGAAGGCAATATCGTGGTCGATCCGGAGCGTTTTCCGTCCGGGATGAAAGCGTTGGCGGATTATGTACATTCCAAAGGTTTGAAATTCGGGTTGTATTCGGATGCCGGCACCGCCACGTGTCAGGGCCGACCGGGCAGCCGCGGCTATGAATTCCGCGATGCGCGCACCTATGCGGCCTGGGGCGTGGATTATCTCAAATACGACTGGTGCAATACCGGCACCCAGGATGCCGAGGCGTCTTATACACTGATGCGGGACGCGCTGTACGAGGCGGGACGCCCGATCGTGTTTTCTATATGCGAATGGGGGGACAATGAACCCTGGCTGTGGGCTGAGGATGTCGGACATCTCTGGCGTACCACCGGTGATATTCAGGACTGCTGGAGCTGCGTCTACAACTGGGGCGGACTGGGAGTGATGCAGATCCTGGACAAACAGGTTCCGCTTCGTCAGTATACGGGGCCGGGACACTGGAATGATCCTGATATGCTCGAAGTTGGGAACGGTGGATTGACCGAAAGCGAAAATCGGGCTCATTTTTCCATGTGGTGCATGCTTTCCGCGCCGCTTATGACCGGCAATGACATTCGGGATATGAGTGACACGGTTGCAGAGATTCTGACCAACAAGGAAGTCATTGCCCTGGATCAGGATAAATCGGGCATCCCCGCTTTGAAATGGGTGGACTATGGTGAACGCGAAGTCTGGGTGAAACCGCTGGAGGGCGGTGAGTTTGCCTATTGCTTTCTGAACCGCGGCGAGACCGACTGGACGCTGGAGTATCCTTTGCAGCGCAGCTGGATCCCGGATCCGGATTTCGGCTGGAAAAATTACAGTATCACCGGTGATTTAAAGGTGCGCGATCTCTGGACACACAAAGATCTGGGTACATCCGACACTCCGTATTCAGGTGTGGTGCCGCCGCACGATGTGGTGTTGTTGAGATTGAGCAAAGAGTAA
- a CDS encoding Gfo/Idh/MocA family oxidoreductase produces MSKTVSRRQFIKTTGIASAGAALGTAAFSKKSYSRILGANDRVNFAIAGLHGRGNAHLSSIAALPNTAVTHICDVDQRYFDSFSPKTEKLTGQKPKAVIDYRELVKDKDIDVITIATPEHWHAPMAVMALQAGKHVYVEKPCSHNPAEGELLVAARDKYGKLVQMGNQQRSSDFTIKLIQRIHEGLVGRVYMGKAWYSNKRGSIGTGKEIPVPDFLNWDLWQGPAPRQAYRDNVHPYNWHWFWDWGTGETLNNATHEVDICRWALQETWPLRVSASGGRYHYDDDWEFYDTLVTSFEYENSLITWEGKSCQGMQYFDQGRGASIHGTEGTVIIGRGGYKVIDRDNQVIEDFKREGEKDATLNVVGAGPMTTEHFANLIDGIKNGAPLRSPIEEGNVSVTILQLSNIAWKLRDTLHLDPQNGHITHNAKAQAMRHREYEPGWEPETWHA; encoded by the coding sequence ATGTCTAAAACTGTATCTAGACGTCAATTTATTAAAACCACAGGGATCGCTTCCGCAGGGGCGGCGCTGGGCACAGCGGCTTTTTCGAAAAAAAGCTACAGCCGCATTCTCGGCGCCAATGACCGGGTCAATTTTGCCATTGCCGGATTGCATGGACGCGGCAATGCACATCTCTCATCCATCGCGGCCCTGCCCAACACGGCGGTCACCCATATTTGCGATGTGGATCAACGCTATTTCGACAGCTTTTCACCCAAAACCGAAAAACTCACCGGCCAAAAACCCAAAGCCGTAATCGATTACCGCGAACTGGTAAAAGATAAGGACATAGACGTGATCACCATTGCCACACCGGAACATTGGCACGCCCCCATGGCCGTCATGGCGCTGCAGGCCGGCAAACATGTGTATGTTGAAAAACCCTGCAGTCACAATCCCGCAGAAGGTGAACTGCTGGTGGCGGCCCGGGACAAATACGGCAAGCTGGTGCAAATGGGCAATCAGCAGCGGTCCTCGGATTTCACCATCAAACTGATCCAGCGCATCCACGAGGGTCTGGTGGGACGTGTCTACATGGGCAAAGCGTGGTACAGCAACAAACGCGGCTCTATCGGCACGGGCAAAGAAATACCGGTACCTGATTTCCTGAACTGGGATTTGTGGCAGGGTCCGGCGCCCCGCCAGGCCTACCGCGACAATGTACATCCCTACAACTGGCACTGGTTCTGGGACTGGGGCACCGGCGAAACCCTGAACAATGCCACCCACGAGGTGGATATATGCCGCTGGGCGCTGCAGGAAACCTGGCCGCTGCGCGTCTCTGCCAGCGGCGGCCGTTACCACTATGACGATGACTGGGAATTTTATGATACACTGGTCACCAGTTTCGAGTACGAAAACAGCCTGATCACCTGGGAAGGCAAAAGCTGTCAGGGCATGCAGTACTTTGATCAGGGACGCGGCGCCAGCATTCACGGTACGGAAGGCACGGTCATCATCGGACGCGGCGGCTACAAGGTGATTGACCGCGACAACCAGGTCATTGAGGATTTTAAACGGGAAGGTGAGAAAGATGCGACATTGAACGTCGTCGGCGCCGGTCCCATGACCACCGAGCATTTTGCCAATCTGATCGACGGAATTAAAAACGGTGCTCCGCTGCGCTCACCGATTGAAGAGGGTAATGTGAGTGTGACTATATTGCAGTTGTCCAATATCGCCTGGAAGCTAAGAGATACACTGCATCTCGATCCTCAAAACGGTCATATCACCCATAATGCCAAAGCCCAGGCGATGCGTCACCGCGAGTATGAACCCGGCTGGGAACCGGAAACCTGGCACGCGTAA